Proteins encoded together in one Rubripirellula reticaptiva window:
- a CDS encoding lipopolysaccharide biosynthesis protein — protein MSQLSCSFFIINKKYDKLVQYQFFKEYHQDSMSVAIIVLKNVASSWVGLACQIVVTMLLTPFVIAKLGNEAYGLWLLLQGLVGYYGMVDMGLRAGLTQSITRRIAADDIPSVRRHIAAAIPLFLGLGVAVVAIAGLLAIALPRFVEISDNIVSVVLPVVLIQALGVAIKLPVTPYGAVLVGLQRYDIANAISIVTRVVFAVMTWQALKTGGGLVMLSLILTLTDFLDGFIRVVVARRLLPEIRRCGLTFDRSELNEIMHVGVWNFLVGISRQFIYFSDVIVVAILFSARAVAPYGLAASLVEYGTKIVVAATKVLFPTMTHMLKRGDKSALVDLYVTSTRIVLGLSLSLLVVGSTWIRPFLTLWLGDSEQSKELVSQAPLLYAVLSIAFIFVGLQRVGTQLMLADNKLKSLSLFLLAEAVFNLLASMIAGKILGPVGIAVGTLVAASLIGFVLHLPAHAVILEQRSLSLLGKIAFRPLAFAALLACTMIAMSRGLGPVSSWFDLAFAGTVSVFASVFLFPIMLSSAQISGLRTLIKIKISALLKRFPRPTQSF, from the coding sequence GTGAGTCAGTTGTCCTGCTCGTTCTTCATTATAAATAAGAAATATGACAAGCTCGTTCAATATCAGTTTTTCAAAGAGTATCACCAGGACTCAATGAGCGTCGCAATAATCGTCCTGAAGAACGTCGCGTCGAGTTGGGTCGGCTTGGCGTGTCAGATTGTTGTGACGATGTTGCTCACACCATTCGTGATTGCAAAACTGGGTAACGAAGCCTACGGGCTTTGGTTGCTGCTGCAGGGTTTAGTTGGTTACTACGGCATGGTCGACATGGGACTGCGTGCAGGCCTAACTCAGTCGATTACGCGTCGCATCGCAGCGGATGATATTCCTTCAGTGAGGCGACACATTGCCGCCGCCATACCGCTGTTTCTTGGACTCGGAGTTGCCGTTGTCGCTATCGCAGGTCTACTCGCGATAGCGTTGCCCCGTTTTGTTGAGATCAGCGACAACATAGTAAGCGTGGTTCTGCCTGTCGTACTGATCCAGGCTTTGGGAGTCGCGATCAAGTTGCCCGTAACTCCTTATGGTGCAGTTCTGGTTGGACTGCAGCGTTACGATATTGCAAACGCAATCTCAATTGTGACCAGGGTTGTCTTTGCGGTGATGACGTGGCAGGCGTTAAAGACCGGTGGCGGTTTGGTAATGCTGTCACTGATCTTAACGCTAACGGACTTTCTCGACGGTTTTATTCGAGTCGTCGTTGCTCGGCGACTCTTGCCCGAAATAAGGCGTTGTGGGCTCACGTTTGATCGCAGTGAGTTGAATGAAATCATGCACGTCGGTGTTTGGAATTTTCTAGTTGGTATTAGTCGGCAGTTTATCTATTTTTCGGATGTCATCGTCGTTGCCATTCTGTTTAGTGCCAGAGCAGTCGCACCCTATGGGTTGGCCGCATCATTGGTTGAGTATGGAACGAAAATTGTAGTCGCAGCTACGAAAGTTTTGTTTCCTACCATGACGCACATGCTTAAGCGAGGCGACAAGAGTGCACTTGTCGATCTGTACGTTACATCGACACGTATCGTACTTGGCTTGTCACTGTCGCTTTTAGTGGTTGGGTCAACTTGGATTCGACCTTTCCTGACCTTGTGGCTTGGAGACTCTGAGCAATCGAAAGAACTTGTTTCGCAGGCTCCGCTTCTTTACGCCGTTCTCAGTATCGCATTTATCTTTGTGGGCTTGCAAAGAGTCGGTACTCAATTGATGCTCGCGGACAATAAGTTGAAGTCGTTGTCCCTGTTTCTCTTGGCGGAAGCAGTATTCAACCTACTCGCGAGTATGATTGCGGGGAAAATACTCGGACCTGTCGGAATCGCAGTGGGGACGTTGGTGGCGGCTTCGCTTATTGGTTTCGTGCTTCATTTGCCTGCTCATGCCGTGATTTTGGAACAGCGGAGTCTGTCGCTCCTCGGCAAAATAGCTTTTCGTCCGTTAGCTTTCGCTGCGTTGCTTGCCTGTACGATGATAGCTATGTCTCGTGGTTTGGGACCTGTATCGAGCTGGTTCGATCTCGCATTTGCCGGGACGGTTTCTGTGTTTGCGTCAGTTTTCTTGTTTCCGATAATGCTCTCGTCTGCCCAGATTTCTGGTTTGCGTACGCTGATTAAAATAAAGATTTCGGCTCTGCTCAAGCGATTCCCACGTCCGACTCAATCTTTTTGA
- a CDS encoding exosortase-associated EpsI family protein, translated as MAALSLRDHVDGSVDSNGGSSFQSSPQAGKQLTVARKQGAFWTLIALVALSCVVHGYLDGRWTVNANLNDQGKLLSEIPEQIGDWKLTGTKQLDPKAEQLLRCFGSVVREYTKEGTSEVVNVAIMFGPRGPIAVHTPEVCYSSVGTEIARDRKVESLDVEGQDNSLWSVQFADAVDALPSLDVWYAWSDGGPWEAREQPRFWLTETLYKIQVAGPVGEIGQRPVEDFLTAFLPVAGKAVR; from the coding sequence GTGGCAGCATTATCACTTCGAGATCACGTGGATGGCTCCGTCGATAGCAACGGTGGTTCAAGTTTTCAATCATCCCCCCAGGCTGGCAAGCAACTGACAGTCGCGAGAAAACAAGGCGCGTTTTGGACACTAATCGCCCTTGTGGCTTTGTCCTGTGTTGTCCATGGATATCTGGATGGACGCTGGACAGTGAATGCAAACCTCAATGACCAGGGCAAACTACTGAGCGAAATTCCAGAGCAGATTGGTGACTGGAAACTGACTGGCACGAAACAGCTTGACCCGAAAGCAGAGCAGTTACTCCGCTGCTTTGGATCCGTTGTCCGTGAGTACACGAAAGAAGGAACGAGTGAAGTCGTTAACGTTGCGATCATGTTTGGCCCACGAGGCCCCATTGCAGTCCACACGCCCGAAGTCTGTTACAGCTCTGTAGGTACCGAAATCGCACGTGATCGCAAAGTTGAATCGTTGGATGTCGAAGGGCAAGACAATTCACTTTGGTCGGTTCAGTTCGCTGATGCTGTTGACGCTTTGCCCTCGCTTGATGTCTGGTATGCGTGGAGCGACGGTGGTCCATGGGAAGCTCGGGAGCAACCGCGATTCTGGTTGACGGAAACTCTCTACAAAATTCAAGTGGCAGGTCCGGTTGGTGAGATAGGTCAAAGGCCTGTCGAGGACTTTTTAACTGCCTTTTTGCCGGTCGCCGGAAAGGCTGTTCGATGA
- a CDS encoding glycosyltransferase gives MSDDFKSVLVVAFNFPPAVSAGIHRTLRFTRFLGEFGWFPTVLTSKPSQDAQVDLKLLNLVPVDVVVHDVELIRPEDVFKARVKAALGFVRPQRSTSPGHDQFGSPKTGSGSSRLDSKDARRLRSAASGIWEKSNELLFAIPDNRIAWKKDAVERGLQIVRDNGCCLVYATAPPFSSLLVGREIARKANLPLVVDFRDPWTRVPWGPRNKSWLANRWVARLERMCVNDASKVVLNTRELEDDFVAHYKNQPRGKFTSIPNGFDPEIKSRIDSHLATCTLALQTGRPMRLLHPGSVYRNRDPRPIVDAIAKLRQSGLSVILEQVGFCDENFDLQSYAVEKGVGDLIEVKPALPHDQMLRRMAEVDGFVLLQPGTALQVPGKLFEMILFRKPILAICVPGAVSNIVEQYRLGTIAEAGEVDQIANAIRKMAVADSSQSLWDEAQMQFHGQRLTEEMAAVFDDAIYPDKRRVVS, from the coding sequence TTGAGTGACGACTTCAAGTCAGTTTTAGTGGTTGCCTTTAACTTCCCGCCGGCGGTTTCGGCAGGAATTCATCGGACGCTGCGTTTTACTCGTTTCCTTGGCGAGTTTGGGTGGTTTCCCACTGTATTAACGTCGAAGCCTAGCCAAGACGCGCAAGTAGATCTTAAGTTATTGAATTTGGTGCCGGTCGACGTTGTTGTTCACGATGTTGAATTGATTCGTCCGGAAGACGTGTTTAAAGCTCGGGTAAAAGCGGCGTTAGGTTTTGTCCGGCCACAAAGATCAACGAGTCCTGGCCACGATCAGTTTGGATCGCCGAAAACAGGCAGCGGCAGTTCGCGACTCGATTCGAAGGACGCTCGCCGCCTACGGTCCGCTGCTTCGGGGATCTGGGAAAAGTCGAACGAGCTTCTGTTTGCGATCCCCGATAATCGCATCGCCTGGAAAAAGGACGCCGTTGAGCGGGGGCTGCAGATTGTTCGCGACAATGGCTGTTGTCTCGTTTATGCGACCGCTCCGCCCTTTTCGTCACTGCTTGTTGGTCGCGAGATCGCGCGGAAAGCAAATCTTCCGCTGGTAGTCGATTTCCGCGATCCGTGGACGCGAGTTCCATGGGGACCACGGAACAAGTCTTGGCTTGCCAACCGCTGGGTCGCCCGTCTTGAAAGAATGTGCGTCAACGACGCCTCCAAAGTGGTTCTGAATACCCGTGAACTCGAAGACGACTTTGTCGCTCACTATAAGAATCAGCCTCGTGGAAAGTTCACGTCGATTCCTAACGGATTCGATCCAGAGATTAAGTCCCGGATTGATTCGCATCTCGCAACATGCACGTTAGCGTTGCAAACCGGGCGGCCGATGCGACTACTTCATCCCGGCAGTGTTTACCGCAACCGAGACCCACGACCCATTGTCGACGCGATTGCGAAATTACGTCAAAGCGGCCTGTCCGTGATCCTTGAACAGGTCGGCTTTTGTGATGAAAATTTCGATCTTCAGAGCTACGCCGTTGAAAAGGGTGTGGGCGATCTGATCGAAGTGAAGCCAGCTTTGCCTCACGATCAAATGCTGCGACGCATGGCCGAAGTGGACGGCTTTGTCTTGCTGCAACCTGGAACCGCACTTCAGGTTCCCGGGAAGTTGTTTGAGATGATTCTTTTTCGTAAGCCAATTTTGGCGATTTGTGTGCCAGGCGCCGTTTCCAACATTGTCGAGCAGTATCGACTCGGCACAATCGCAGAAGCGGGAGAAGTTGATCAGATCGCAAATGCAATCAGGAAGATGGCGGTTGCTGATTCATCGCAATCCCTTTGGGACGAAGCGCAAATGCAGTTTCATGGTCAACGGTTGACGGAAGAAATGGCAGCCGTCTTTGATGACGCAATTTATCCCGATAAGCGACGCGTCGTTTCATGA
- a CDS encoding AAC(3) family N-acetyltransferase — MTIAASLSFRHRLKKTLKSAHRYLAQPHLTHQKMYDHFEDLGLRRGGMVLVHSSLSSLGYCAGGSAMVIDSLLSYIGESGTLVMPTHTWSAVNNGKRSFSLPNDATHVGSIPETFRKMPNVSRSNHPSHSVASSGPLSNKLIEDHVRAESPCGEGTPYARLMEGDGQILLLGVELRRNTCFHSVEAMAKVPYLLRPDKDRFKIELASDDTRYFDVRCHQPALPSRFHEFQEPLKIAGCLRTARIGNGESIVIDAKQFLNFMMPLLSEDSDLLLVRSETPFDVLMEYARNFKSTLNENLMPQ; from the coding sequence ATGACTATTGCAGCGTCGCTTAGCTTTAGACATCGTTTGAAGAAAACGCTGAAGTCAGCACATCGGTATCTTGCGCAACCACATTTAACACACCAAAAGATGTATGACCATTTCGAGGATCTTGGTCTTCGCCGTGGTGGCATGGTCTTGGTGCATTCATCGTTGTCGTCACTCGGCTATTGTGCTGGTGGATCGGCGATGGTCATTGATTCGTTACTTTCGTACATCGGGGAATCGGGCACCTTGGTCATGCCGACCCACACATGGAGCGCGGTGAACAACGGGAAGCGTTCTTTTTCATTGCCCAATGATGCAACGCACGTCGGCAGTATTCCCGAGACTTTTCGTAAAATGCCAAACGTTAGTCGAAGCAATCATCCATCGCACTCTGTCGCGTCTTCCGGGCCGCTGTCAAATAAATTAATTGAGGATCATGTCAGGGCCGAAAGTCCTTGTGGCGAGGGGACTCCTTATGCTCGACTGATGGAAGGCGACGGACAGATTCTATTGCTCGGCGTTGAACTCAGACGCAACACCTGTTTCCATAGCGTCGAAGCAATGGCGAAAGTTCCCTACCTGCTGAGGCCGGACAAAGATCGGTTTAAAATTGAGCTGGCCAGTGATGACACCCGATACTTTGACGTACGTTGTCATCAGCCTGCGTTGCCGAGCCGGTTTCACGAATTTCAGGAGCCGCTAAAAATTGCAGGTTGTCTTCGAACGGCGAGAATTGGAAATGGCGAATCGATTGTTATCGACGCTAAACAGTTTCTTAATTTCATGATGCCACTTCTCAGTGAAGATTCTGATTTGCTATTGGTTCGCTCTGAGACTCCCTTTGACGTTCTCATGGAGTACGCCAGAAACTTCAAGAGCACACTAAATGAAAATTTAATGCCACAATGA
- a CDS encoding XrtA system polysaccharide deacetylase: MEAHLNNSNRHSTIRHALTVDVEDYFQVSGFESRVQRSNWDKFESRVESNTDRLLSLFDSLEVRGTFFILGWVAERYPALVKRIAEAGHEVASHGYWHRLVYDLKPEEFAQDIANSKDAIYNACGIETTAYRAPSFSIVRRSLWALDILVEQGFTTDSSIFPISGHDRYGIPGAQKEVHTLETSRGTIQEFPPSSAAVAGLTVPIGGGYFRLFPQALTFAAIEKIERQDRPAMFYVHPWEIDPKQPRIEGLGKQSRFRHYVGLASTESKLTKMLTRYSFGTLTASMRSAISMVPAPSA, encoded by the coding sequence ATGGAAGCCCATTTGAACAACTCGAATCGTCATTCAACCATTCGCCATGCATTGACGGTCGATGTTGAAGACTATTTCCAGGTCTCGGGCTTCGAGAGTCGAGTGCAGCGAAGTAACTGGGACAAATTTGAAAGCCGCGTTGAGTCGAATACTGATCGATTGCTTTCGCTGTTCGATTCGCTTGAGGTGCGCGGTACGTTTTTTATTCTTGGGTGGGTGGCTGAGCGCTATCCGGCACTTGTCAAACGGATTGCTGAAGCCGGCCACGAGGTTGCTTCGCATGGATACTGGCACCGACTTGTCTATGACTTGAAGCCCGAAGAGTTTGCGCAGGACATCGCGAATTCCAAGGACGCAATTTACAACGCTTGCGGAATCGAAACGACTGCTTATCGCGCGCCAAGCTTTTCTATCGTGCGACGGTCGTTGTGGGCGTTAGACATTTTGGTAGAACAGGGATTCACGACGGACAGCAGTATCTTTCCGATTTCCGGTCATGATCGCTATGGAATTCCAGGTGCCCAAAAAGAAGTCCACACGCTTGAAACAAGTCGGGGAACGATCCAAGAGTTTCCTCCATCGTCTGCCGCTGTCGCCGGATTGACCGTGCCGATCGGGGGAGGATATTTCAGGTTGTTTCCACAGGCATTGACGTTTGCTGCGATTGAGAAAATCGAAAGGCAAGATCGTCCAGCCATGTTTTACGTTCACCCGTGGGAAATCGATCCCAAACAACCTCGCATTGAGGGTCTCGGCAAGCAAAGTCGATTCCGCCACTATGTGGGGCTAGCCTCGACCGAATCAAAGCTAACAAAGATGCTGACGCGTTACTCATTCGGGACACTCACAGCCTCGATGAGATCAGCCATCAGCATGGTTCCTGCGCCATCAGCGTAA
- a CDS encoding O-antigen ligase family protein, whose protein sequence is MSLTGLLWICLFVGLSIASLKRPVFAAIGHLMVFYASPVFWWFGGGLLTSLTMRWSLVAVFVLAIANLLSFKNRPRRDIPGRIFMQLLLLMSLNAFFVHHLFADYPPESEKVFDILWKGCLATALFYISVRSLKDLELVMLAMVVGCGFVGFQIVLSGQGFSDGGRLEGIRFAGAQGSNGTAAVLSVGLVVAAYFVLTMKNKWFGLVSFASAPLVLESILRCNSRGCYLGLITSAIAIVVFARGPARKRAIGLCVLGVVAILLMAGDASIWNRFESIFVSADERDNSASERLDYWQAAIKMIADFPLGSGGEAAFTSPRGVRYIAHFRDEFRSVHNGPLDVAAGWGVQGLFLMTLVLCTACLSAWRTLRQCMRDQNVNDGLIGTVLISAIIGQLVCSLFTSILDGEWFLWLAACCFAYTRLMRSSEELETDDSEFDDEPADDLGEDLDESGLSEFDLDGSGFVH, encoded by the coding sequence ATGAGCCTTACTGGACTTCTTTGGATCTGCTTGTTCGTAGGCTTGTCAATCGCCTCGTTGAAAAGGCCCGTCTTTGCGGCAATTGGTCATTTAATGGTCTTTTACGCCAGTCCTGTTTTCTGGTGGTTCGGCGGTGGATTGCTTACTTCGTTGACCATGCGATGGAGCCTGGTAGCCGTTTTTGTATTGGCTATCGCAAACTTGCTAAGTTTTAAGAATCGGCCGCGTCGTGATATCCCGGGTCGTATATTCATGCAATTGCTGTTGCTGATGTCTCTGAATGCCTTTTTTGTTCATCATTTATTCGCTGACTATCCGCCGGAAAGTGAAAAGGTTTTTGACATCCTTTGGAAGGGCTGCTTAGCAACCGCACTGTTTTACATTTCCGTTCGAAGCTTAAAAGACCTTGAGCTCGTAATGCTTGCAATGGTGGTTGGTTGTGGCTTTGTCGGATTTCAGATTGTACTAAGCGGTCAGGGTTTCAGTGATGGCGGTAGGCTCGAAGGAATTCGGTTCGCTGGTGCGCAGGGTTCAAACGGAACGGCCGCGGTACTGTCGGTTGGGTTAGTCGTGGCGGCTTATTTCGTTTTGACGATGAAAAACAAATGGTTTGGATTAGTTTCATTTGCGTCTGCGCCACTGGTACTAGAGTCGATTCTGCGTTGTAACAGCCGCGGTTGTTATCTTGGGTTGATCACGTCTGCCATTGCAATTGTTGTATTTGCTCGTGGGCCGGCTCGGAAACGCGCTATCGGACTTTGTGTTCTTGGAGTGGTCGCAATACTCCTGATGGCAGGCGACGCATCTATTTGGAATCGATTTGAATCCATATTTGTCAGCGCGGATGAGCGGGACAATTCAGCGTCTGAACGATTGGATTATTGGCAGGCTGCGATCAAGATGATCGCGGATTTTCCACTTGGATCAGGAGGCGAAGCTGCATTTACTAGCCCAAGGGGGGTCCGTTATATCGCTCACTTTCGAGATGAATTCCGTTCGGTGCACAACGGTCCGTTGGATGTAGCCGCCGGTTGGGGAGTTCAGGGTCTTTTTCTGATGACATTGGTTTTGTGTACCGCATGTTTGTCAGCTTGGCGGACGCTGCGACAATGCATGCGTGATCAGAATGTAAATGATGGGTTGATTGGAACTGTTTTAATTTCGGCAATCATTGGTCAATTAGTATGCTCACTATTTACTAGCATTTTGGATGGTGAGTGGTTCCTTTGGTTGGCAGCATGTTGTTTTGCCTACACTAGGTTGATGCGTTCGAGTGAGGAACTGGAAACAGACGATAGCGAGTTCGACGATGAGCCGGCCGATGATCTCGGTGAGGACTTAGACGAGAGCGGTTTGTCTGAGTTTGATTTAGATGGTTCGGGGTTCGTGCATTGA
- a CDS encoding sugar transferase: MNAKTPSVRPRATFFRRKYVLDRCLGGLLLFATTPLTLTLYVLVRLTSKGPGFYRQRRVGLNGRVFEIVKLRSMVVDAEIPGRPVWATKKDARVTPLGRVLRELHLDELPQLWNVFRGEMSLVGPRPERPEICEKLATEIDDYYQRNLIKPGVTGLAQINLPPDQSLEDVQRKQVLDLHYINHADYWLDTRMVFATALRLVGVKGEIVMWMMKLRCRHLLGALNAPVESDASAVSVVERPLDVRSVYDDEAGLDVVMAAGFIEASGPVKQN; encoded by the coding sequence ATGAATGCAAAAACACCTTCTGTACGGCCGCGTGCTACGTTTTTTCGGCGCAAATATGTGTTGGACCGATGTCTTGGGGGACTGTTGCTGTTTGCAACAACGCCGCTAACGCTGACGCTCTACGTGCTCGTTCGACTGACATCGAAAGGGCCCGGTTTCTACCGGCAGCGTCGCGTCGGGCTTAATGGACGTGTGTTTGAAATCGTCAAATTACGGTCCATGGTTGTTGACGCCGAGATTCCTGGGCGACCGGTTTGGGCCACAAAGAAGGATGCTCGTGTTACGCCGCTTGGCCGAGTCCTTCGTGAATTGCACCTCGATGAATTGCCCCAGCTTTGGAATGTCTTCCGAGGCGAGATGTCTCTGGTGGGCCCTCGCCCAGAACGCCCTGAAATTTGTGAAAAACTTGCGACGGAAATTGACGACTATTACCAGCGCAATCTAATCAAGCCCGGTGTCACCGGGCTGGCGCAGATCAACTTGCCCCCCGATCAGTCGCTTGAAGATGTGCAGCGAAAGCAGGTCCTTGATTTGCATTACATCAATCACGCTGACTATTGGCTCGATACACGAATGGTTTTCGCGACCGCGCTGCGGTTGGTGGGTGTAAAAGGCGAGATCGTGATGTGGATGATGAAACTTCGGTGCCGTCATCTGCTGGGGGCCTTGAACGCCCCCGTCGAGTCTGATGCTTCTGCTGTGTCAGTTGTCGAAAGGCCCCTCGATGTCCGCTCGGTCTACGACGATGAAGCTGGGCTCGATGTGGTGATGGCGGCTGGTTTCATCGAAGCCAGCGGCCCGGTCAAACAAAATTAA
- a CDS encoding class I SAM-dependent methyltransferase, whose amino-acid sequence MSPHQNKIHSMLKQEYEADDGHENPKRYRRYLRQLFGDVDLKGLRILEIGSGKGLISLHCGLAGAKHVISVEPEMEGSTSGVIAIQKERIKSLSLENVELRQQDFNSLDVAGGSIDLIVMIAVLNHLHETPHNASRNADAFDKYVAIAKKLHSLLDEGGSVVATDACRYCLWTQLRRVGWPRKWCLTQRTIDWKIHQQPAVWEKIFLAAGFSRFEVKYPVPNRLRYLEPLVNNSIGNFAVMGEFIFYAYK is encoded by the coding sequence ATGAGTCCTCATCAAAACAAGATTCACAGTATGTTGAAGCAAGAGTACGAGGCAGATGACGGTCATGAAAATCCGAAGCGGTATCGAAGATATCTCAGACAGTTGTTTGGCGATGTAGATTTGAAGGGCTTGCGGATTCTAGAAATTGGCAGTGGAAAGGGGTTGATCAGCTTGCATTGCGGGCTTGCAGGTGCCAAGCACGTGATAAGTGTTGAACCAGAGATGGAGGGTTCAACTTCGGGCGTTATTGCGATTCAAAAAGAACGAATCAAGTCTCTTTCGCTCGAAAATGTTGAACTCCGCCAGCAGGACTTCAACTCGCTCGACGTAGCAGGAGGTTCAATTGATTTAATCGTGATGATTGCTGTGCTGAACCACCTTCATGAAACGCCTCACAATGCAAGTCGCAACGCGGATGCATTTGACAAGTATGTAGCCATCGCGAAAAAGCTACACTCGTTGCTCGACGAGGGAGGATCCGTTGTCGCCACGGATGCTTGCCGCTACTGCCTTTGGACTCAATTGCGCCGAGTCGGTTGGCCGCGAAAGTGGTGCTTGACCCAACGCACAATTGACTGGAAGATCCACCAGCAACCAGCCGTTTGGGAGAAGATATTTCTTGCCGCGGGGTTCTCTCGGTTTGAAGTCAAATACCCGGTTCCCAATCGTTTGCGATATTTGGAGCCTCTTGTAAACAATTCGATAGGAAACTTCGCCGTGATGGGTGAGTTCATTTTCTATGCCTACAAGTAA